The Mycolicibacterium flavescens genome has a segment encoding these proteins:
- a CDS encoding protein kinase family protein, with the protein MQAMGRPKSALPIIVGVCLVLVLAVAIVTDSSRTKPPSEPFAEDSPFRTPVATDAPVDANSAAMVARISRDGVMYANLVEFAIPIYSADDDTPRTRVSCRIKDWGPCPFDGRRVPIPEDAVPSPGSDGAMVVIDHDRRLVYEFWRAQRHGDYWTTSFGAINDLDGSGWGTYENGFSTASGASRLGGVIRVDEMRRGVIPHALALQSNSVCAETFRAPAVKTDGTYDGPDCIPEGARLRLDPDVDIDALGLAPAAKVVAQALQTYGAFVVDYGGAPLSVSFERDPAAAHHHPGETYGHLGMPWDYSMIEVPWEHLEVLA; encoded by the coding sequence ATGCAGGCCATGGGTCGGCCCAAGTCTGCGCTGCCGATCATCGTCGGTGTGTGTCTGGTCCTTGTTCTGGCGGTGGCCATCGTCACCGACTCCTCACGCACGAAACCACCGAGCGAGCCATTCGCCGAAGACAGCCCATTTCGAACTCCTGTCGCGACCGACGCGCCTGTCGACGCGAACAGCGCAGCGATGGTGGCGCGGATATCCAGAGACGGCGTGATGTATGCCAACCTCGTCGAGTTCGCGATACCCATCTACTCCGCGGACGACGACACCCCGCGCACTCGCGTGTCATGCCGGATCAAAGACTGGGGTCCATGCCCGTTCGACGGTCGCCGCGTGCCGATCCCCGAGGATGCCGTTCCCTCACCCGGGTCCGACGGGGCGATGGTCGTGATCGACCACGACAGGCGCCTTGTCTACGAATTCTGGCGGGCACAACGTCACGGCGACTACTGGACAACGAGTTTCGGAGCGATCAACGACCTCGACGGCTCCGGGTGGGGCACGTACGAGAACGGTTTCAGCACGGCATCCGGCGCATCCCGGCTCGGGGGTGTGATCCGTGTCGACGAGATGCGCCGCGGTGTGATCCCGCATGCGCTGGCGCTGCAGAGCAACAGCGTATGCGCCGAGACTTTCCGGGCGCCGGCGGTGAAGACGGACGGCACCTACGACGGGCCGGACTGCATTCCCGAGGGCGCTCGGCTTCGTCTCGATCCCGACGTCGACATCGACGCCCTCGGACTCGCGCCCGCAGCAAAAGTGGTCGCCCAGGCGTTGCAGACCTACGGCGCTTTCGTCGTCGACTACGGCGGCGCGCCTCTGAGCGTCTCCTTCGAACGTGACCCCGCGGCCGCCCATCACCACCCGGGCGAGACCTACGGGCACCTCGGCATGCCGTGGGATTACAGCATGATCGAAGTCCCCTGGGAGCACCTGGAGGTCTTGGCCTGA